The genomic DNA GCGCTCCCGATGGCCGACTGGCCGAGGAGGAGCTTGACCGGGTCGAACCGTTGCACGGCGCGCGCCATGTACACGGTGCGCTCGCCGAGCAGGAGCGCGCTGGCTGCGACCACGAGGTCACCGAGCAGCGTGCCGCTCTGGAAGGAGAAGTCGCGGGTGAAAAGGAGCACGATTCCCCCGTAGGCCATGGCGACGCCGCCGAGCTTGGCCGGCGTCATGCGGTCCCCCGGGATGAAGAAGTGGGCCAGCACCACCGTGTGGATCGCGTAGGAGTTCAAGAGGACGGAGGCGTGTGCGGCCGTCGTCAGGTTGATCCCGATGTTCATGAGCCCGATCTGGACGGTGAAGAGGAGCCCCAGCGACCCAAGCACGCTCCACTCTCCGCGCTTCACGGTCAGCACGCCCTGCCGGCGGGTGTACCGCGCGTAGGCGAGGATGCAGAGCCCGCCCAGGACGAAGCGCATCCACGCGAGCCGGAGCGGAGGGGCTCCGGCGAGCCCGATCTTCACGGCCACCGGGTTGCCGCCCCAGAGGGCGGCCAGGAGGAGTGCGACGAGGGCGCCCCTCGCATCGAGCGGTCGGAGATGGGCCACGGGAGCGCGGCTAGGGGCGTGTGGGCGTCACGGCCATGGCGGCTGCCATGGTAGCATGAGGGCCTCATGAAGATCGGCCTCATCGGGCTTCCCCGGAGCGGCAAGACCTCGCTCTTCAACCTGCTCACGGGGCTGCACGCGCCAACGTCCGCCTTCGGCGCCTCGCGCGGGGAGCTGCACGTCGGCGTGGCCCGGGTGCCGGACGTGCGGGTGGAGCGTCTCTCGGAGCTCTTCAAGCCGAAGAAGACGACCTTCGCGACGTTCGAGGTGGTGGACCTGGCCGGCATCACGAAGGGGGAGCGGCAGGGGCTCGACGCCAAGGAGTTCAGGAACGCGGACGCCCTGCTGCACGTCGTGCGCGCCTTCCCGGACGCGACGGGAAGCGCGCCCTCGCCGCGCTCGGACATCATCGACCTCGAGACAGAGCTGCTCCTGGCCGACCTCGAGGTGATCGAGCGGCGGCTCGAGCGGCTCGAGGCCGCGATCAAGAAGAAGCGGACCGACGCAGACGTGAAGGAGCAGGCGATCCTGCTCAGGCTCAAGCCGGCGCTGGAGGCCGAGACGCCGATCCGCGCGCTGGAGCTCTTGGAGGACGAGGCCAGGGCGATTCGCGGCTTCACCTTCCTGTCGCAGAAGCCCATCCTCCACTGTCTGAACCTGACCGAGAAGGAGATCGGCCGCGGGGCGACGCTCGTCCCGAGCTTCGGGCTGGAGGATCTCGCCCACCGTCCCCACACGCGCGTCGGCTGGGTCTCGGCGGTCATCGAGGCCGAGGTGGCGCAGCTCGCCGGCGAGGAGCAGGCGGCGTTCCTGGCGGACCTGGGGCTCGCGGTGCCGGCGATCAAGCGCGTGCTCACCGACTG from Candidatus Rokuibacteriota bacterium includes the following:
- the ychF gene encoding redox-regulated ATPase YchF codes for the protein MKIGLIGLPRSGKTSLFNLLTGLHAPTSAFGASRGELHVGVARVPDVRVERLSELFKPKKTTFATFEVVDLAGITKGERQGLDAKEFRNADALLHVVRAFPDATGSAPSPRSDIIDLETELLLADLEVIERRLERLEAAIKKKRTDADVKEQAILLRLKPALEAETPIRALELLEDEARAIRGFTFLSQKPILHCLNLTEKEIGRGATLVPSFGLEDLAHRPHTRVGWVSAVIEAEVAQLAGEEQAAFLADLGLAVPAIKRVLTDCYALLGLISFFTVGEDEVRAWSVPRGTRAQEAAGVIHSDIARGFIRAEVVGYDELVAAEGSMALVRERGQFKLEGKEYMVRDGEVCHFRFNVAK
- a CDS encoding DMT family transporter yields the protein MAHLRPLDARGALVALLLAALWGGNPVAVKIGLAGAPPLRLAWMRFVLGGLCILAYARYTRRQGVLTVKRGEWSVLGSLGLLFTVQIGLMNIGINLTTAAHASVLLNSYAIHTVVLAHFFIPGDRMTPAKLGGVAMAYGGIVLLFTRDFSFQSGTLLGDLVVAASALLLGERTVYMARAVQRFDPVKLLLGQSAIGSACFFLASHWWEAAFPTHYTVSLAASLFYQGVIVAGFNFVVNTWQLEVYRPSALAACALTSPIWGVLLSAAIAGDPLTPTLLLSSLMVAAGIGLATRR